In one Pogona vitticeps strain Pit_001003342236 chromosome 14, PviZW2.1, whole genome shotgun sequence genomic region, the following are encoded:
- the PXMP2 gene encoding peroxisomal membrane protein 2, with product MAPALSKPGSGPLPRRLLARYLLLLRLYPVLTKAASSAVLSALGSFLSQIVDKSHQKKALDLWGPTRFAIYGFFFTGPLSHYFYLYLEQLVPSDAPFAIIKKLLVDRLLVAPAFLLLFFFIMNLLEGHDSAAFAKKLKSSYWKSLKMNWKLWTPVQFINLNYVPMQFQVLFGNLVALFWFAYLASVKK from the exons ATGGCTCCGGCGCTCTCCAAGCCCGGATCGGGGCCGCTGCCCCGCAGGCTCCTCGCGCGGTACCTCTTGCTGCTCCGCCTCTACCCGGTGCTCACCAAAGCCGCCTCCAG tGCCGTCCTGTCAGCCCTCGGCAGTTTCCTGTCTCAAATCGTGGACAAGAGCCATCAAAAGAAAGCGCTTGACTTGTGGGGCCCCACGAGGTTCGCCATTTACGG ATTCTTCTTCACTGGACCTCTCAGCCACTATTTCTACCTGTACCTGGAGCAACTTGTCCCGTCGGATGCGCCTTTTGCCATCATCAAGAAGCTCCTGGTGGACCGGCTGTTGGTGGCCCCAGccttcctcctgctcttcttTTTCATCATGAACCTCTTGGAG GGTCATGACTCTGCTGCCTTCGCCAAGAAGCTAAAATCCAGTTACTGGAAGTCCCTCAAGATGAACTGGAAACTGTGGACTCCAGTCCAGTTCATCAACTTGAATTACGTTCCTATGCAG TTCCAGGTGCTGTTTGGAAACCTGGTCGCCCTTTTCTGGTTCGCCTACCTGGCTTCGGTGAAGAAGTGA